From Rhododendron vialii isolate Sample 1 chromosome 10a, ASM3025357v1, the proteins below share one genomic window:
- the LOC131303881 gene encoding methyltransferase FGSG_00040 — translation MEEEMMQQLRSKATELLLREEWDESIPAYSHFISLCLDQISKKTHQNPDPNHHSNLNKSLCLALSNRAEARSHLRNFAEALRDCEQALEIESAHFKTLLCKGKILLSLNRYGMALDCFKLALLDPQSGSNSESINGYLEKCKKLEFSSRTGAFDLSDWILNGFHGKSPEIAEYIGVVEIKKSHIGVGRGLFATKNVDCGTLLLVTKAIATDRGIMPNSKDEDLGGNTQLVMWKNLIGKVVESSTKCHRTHQLIHSLSTGEEEDTLEVPDVSLFRPEAEESGFLNENLDMGRILKILDVNSLVEDAVSSKVLGKTSGYHGVGLWLLPSFINHACNPNARRLHVGDYMMVHASRDIKAGEEITLAYFDVLTPLSNRREMATTWGFDCCCKRCKFEEGILGKQEMREFEIGIDRGLEVGGMVYRLEEGMRRLNARGKEKGYLRASFWGVYSETFESEKSMRRWGRRIPAIEVVVDSVAEAVGSDERVLKVVKKGLKRNCSGGGGGMVEMERTIKLGRGVYGKVMKKQAMRTLLELQE, via the coding sequence ATGGAGGAAGAGATGATGCAACAGCTCAGATCCAAGGCCACAGAGCTTCTCCTCAGAGAAGAATGGGATGAATCCATCCCAGCCTATTCTCACTTCATCTCACTCTGCCTAGATCAAATATCCAAGAAAACCCATCAGAACCCTGACCCGAATCACCACTCAAATCTCAACAAATCCCTCTGCTTAGCCCTCTCCAACAGGGCCGAAGCCCGGTCCCACCTCCGAAATTTTGCAGAAGCATTGAGAGATTGTGAGCAAGCACTCGAAATCGAGAGTGCCCATTTCAAGACTCTGCTTTGCAAAGGTAAGATCTTGCTCAGTCTCAATCGGTATGGAATGGCTCTGGACTGCTTCAAATTGGCTCTTCTGGATCCCCAATCTGGTTCAAACTCTGAATCCATCAATGGGTATTTGGAGAAATGCAAGAAACTTGAATTCTCTTCAAGAACTGGAGCTTTTGATTTATCTGATTGGATTCTAAATGGGTTTCACGGGAAGTCTCCAGAAATCGCAGAGTACATTGGTGTGGTTGAAATCAAGAAATCCCATATAGGTGTTGGGCGTGGCCTATTTGCAACAAAGAATGTTGATTGTGGTACTTTGTTATTAGTTACCAAGGCAATTGCCACTGACAGGGGTATAATGCCCAATTCCAAAGATGAAGATTTGGGGGGCAATACCCAATTGGTTATGTGGAAGAATTTGATAGGTAAAGTTGTTGAATCATCCACAAAATGCCACCGAACCCATCAATTGATTCACAGTTTGTCTACCGGCGAAGAAGAGGATACACTTGAAGTGCCAGATGTTAGTCTATTTAGGCCTGAAGCAGAGGAGAGTGGGTTTTTGAATGAGAATCTTGATATGGGTAGAATACTAAAAATATTGGATGTGAATTCTCTAGTTGAGGATGCGGTTTCATCAAAAGTTTTGGGCAAAACCAGCGGTTACCATGGTGTTGGGCTATGGCTACTTCCCTCCTTCATCaaccatgcatgcaaccctaatGCACGGCGATTGCATGTTGGTGATTACATGATGGTTCATGCTTCTAGAGATATTAAGGCAGGTGAAGAGATCACATTAGCGTATTTTGATGTGCTAACACCTTTGAGCAATCGTAGAGAAATGGCGACAACTTGGGGATTTGACTGTTGTTGTAAGAGGTGCAAGTTTGAGGAGGGTATTTTGGGAAAACAGGAGATGAGGGAGTTTGAGATAGGTATTGACAGGGGATTGGAAGTGGGAGGGATGGTTTATCGGTTGGAGGAAGGCATGAGAAGGTTGAATGCAAGGGGAAAGGAAAAGGGCTATTTGAGAGCATCTTTTTGGGGAGTTTATTCTGAAACGTTTGAGTCTGAGAAGTCAATGAGGCGATGGGGGAGGCGGATTCCGGCAATTGAGGTTGTCGTGGATAGTGTTGCGGAAGCTGTGGGAAGTGATGAGAGGGTTTTGAAGGTGGTGAAGAAAGGATTGAAGAGAAATTGcagtggcggtggcggtgggaTGGTGGAGATGGAGAGAACAATAAAACTAGGAAGAGGAGTGTATGGGAAGGTTATGAAGAAACAAGCAATGAGGACTCTACTTGAGCTTCAAGAGTAA
- the LOC131303679 gene encoding uncharacterized protein LOC131303679, which yields MEKASPDCPYPGCFFCVMKEGNPSKRRSSILKFFRELPSQDDDGQVLPISGLWNTAMAHPNDPEFIELGIFECMSALIWKGLKNRRWLSHDQNIYIPYYAAHIIGSYTMNMEEFAESAVHSGVIPPLVELLRGRLTWVEQRVAVRALGHLATYASTFPSVASHGEILELSIQLAMSSLEIVYSHFYQFVDRRLSYHCDLLTRGMGGVEMESRKAEEWASQLQCWSLQLINCFAFKSEFLSTICKPEFLVKLPGMWGGLVNETSPAGIGLLRTICHHKLGRGPVASCPGIIEALCNIACSSDDWQYMAIDCLLWLLQDPSTCLKVIDKAVPALVDLAEISTLGDHKKLGDSIVNVLQECTQSQGTGRNSVSSRTKDQIEEIVNSRHRLKWEKNMPKEDLHIKQAAALVVKLEGNSLFSAGNISGAASKYSEALALCPMRSKKERVVLYSNRAQCHLLLQQPLAAISDATRALCIHNPVNRHAKSLWRRAQAYDMIGLAKESLLDAILFINECSQSTDPDLSLRQNKVPDYAERLVKKQMRAAWLFRDAAVKHGGVHCDGDGGDIYGQETDDSEWETASESDMGNDDQGNGDWKNEDERNDHYDKASIKGMKHGYNVQLMEDDEP from the exons atggAGAAAGCATCCCCTGATTGTCCATACCCAGGATGCTTCTTCTGTGTCATGAAGGAAGGAAACCCTAGTAAACGCAGATCAAGTATACTCAAATTCTTTCGCGAACTTCCTTCACAAGATGATGATGGCCAGGTTCTCCCTATCAGTGGCCTTTGGAACACTGCCATGGCACATCCCAATGATCCGGAGTTTATTGAACTAGGAATATTTGAGTGCATGTCAGCGTTGATTTGGAAAGGCCTAAAAAATCGCCGATGGCTATCTCACGACCAAAATATATACATTCCCTATTATGCTGCACACATAATTGGGTCCTACACTATGAACATGGAAGAATTTGCCGAAAGCGCAGTGCACTCTGGGGTTATCCCACCTTTAGTTGAACTTCTAAGAGGGAGGTTGACTTGGGTTGAACAGAGAGTGGCCGTGCGGGCCCTTGGCCATTTGGCTACATATGCCAGCACTTTCCCATCTGTGGCCAGTCATGGTGAGATCCTTGAGCTTTCCATTCAACTAGCGATGAGTTCGCTTGAAATCGTGTATTCCCACTTTTACCAGTTTGTTGACAGAAGGCTGAGTTATCACTGCGACCTACTTACGAGGGGAATGGGCGGCGTTGAAATGGAGTCAAGAAAGGCAGAAGAATGGGCTAGTCAGTTGCAGTGTTGGTCCCTTCAACTTATTAATTGCTTCGCTTTCAAATCAGAGTTTCTTTCTACTATTTGCAAACCGGAGTTTCTGGTAAAACTTCCGGGCATGTGGGGTGGGCTTGTTAATGAAACCTCACCAGCTGGTATTGGTTTGTTGAGGACAATTTGTCATCATAAGCTGGGCAGGGGACCAGTTGCCAGCTGTCCTGGTATTATTGAAGCGCTGTGTAATATTGCGTGCTCATCTGATGATTGGCAATATATGGCTATTGACTGTCTTCTGTGGCTGCTTCAAGATCCGAGTACCTGTCTTAAG GTGATTGATAAGGCAGTACCTGCACTTGTGGATCTTGCGGAGATCTCAACTTTGGGGGACCACAAAAAACTTGGGGATTCCATTGTTAATGTTCTTCAGGAATGTACCCAATCTCAAGGAACAGGGCGTAACTCTGTCAGCAGCCGCACGAAAGACCAGATTGAGGAAATTGTAAATTCCAGACACAGGTTGAAATGGGAAAAGAACATGCCCAAAGAGGATCTCCATATCAAACAGGCGGCAGCGCTTGTAGTGAAGCTAGAAGGAAATTCATTGTTTTCAGCAGGAAATATATCTGGAGCAGCATCAAAGTACTCTGAAGCCCTGGCACTTTGTCCAATGCGTtccaagaaagaaagagtggTTTTATACAGTAATCGAGCTCAGTGTCATCTTTTGTTGCAACAACCCTTAGCTGCCATTAGTGATGCCACACGTGCGCTTTGTATTCATAACCCTGTGAATCGTCATGCCAAAAGCCTTTGGAGAAGAGCTCAGGCTTATGATATGATTGGGTTAGCTAAAGAGAGTTTATTAGATGCTATTCTCTTCATAAACGAGTGCTCCCAGTCAACTGATCCTGACCTTTCTTTAAGGCAAAATAAGGTACCTGACTATGCTGAGCGTTTGGTCAAGAAGCAGATGCGTGCCGCTTGGTTATTTAGAGATGCCGCCGTTAAGCATGGCGGAGTTCACTGTGACGGTGATGGTGGGGATATCTATGGCCAAGAGACTGATGATTCTGAGTGGGAGACGGCAAGTGAGAGTGATATGGGAAATGATGATCAGGGAAATGGTGATTGGAAGAATGAGGATGAAAGGAATGATCATTATGATAAAGCTTCAATAAAAG GCATGAAGCATGGATACAATGTGCAGCTTATGGAGGATGATGAGCCATGA